GCGTCTTCGCCTTCGCACCTGCGTCCGCGCCATACAGGGACAGCTTCGCGAACTCGATATACCAGTCGCACAGATCATCCCAGATGAAGTTGTAGAGCAGGCGGCCGGTCTCGCCGAACTCGTACGAGTCAATTAGACGCGTAATATCGCGGGAAGTTTCGTTCAGGCGGTGCAGAATCCAGCGGTCGGCTGTACTCAGCTCCCCGGTAATGTCAATATCTTCAAAGGTTACACCCTCCAGATTCATCAGCGCGAAGCGGGAGGCGTTCCAGATCTTGTTGGCAAAATTGCGGGCCTGCTCCACCTTCTCTATGCGGAAGCGCAGATCCTGGCCGGCCGTAATCCCGGTCGAAATCATATAGCGCATCGCATCCGCACCATACTGCTCGATGACATCCAGCGGATCGATCCCGTTGCCGAGCGATTTGGACATTTTGCGGCCCTCGGCATCCCGTACCAGACCGTGCATGTATACATCAGCGAACGGCTTCTGGCCGGTAAGCTCAAAGGCGGAGAAAATCATGCGCGCCACCCAGAAATAGATAATGTCATAGGCGGTAACCAGCACATTGTTAGGGTAGTAACGCTTGAATTCGGCACTGTTCTCATCGGGCCAGCCCATTGTGGCGAACGGCCACAGGTTGGAGCTGAACCAGGTATCCAGCACATCCTCATCCTGCTTCAGATCATCAAGGCCGCCGCTCATCTCACGGGCTTCCTCTTCACTGTAGGCAACGAAGACTTCACCGGTTGACTCCGAATACCAGGCCGGAATCCGGTGACCCCACCACAGCTGGCGGGAGATACACCAGTCGCGTACATTCTCGATCCAGTTCAGGTAAGTCTTCTCGAACCGTTCAGGCACAAATTGAACGCCGTTGTTATCCTTCTGCGCCTGGATGGCTACTTCAGCTAGCGGCTGCATTTTGACGAACCACTGGGTGGACAGATAAGGCTCGACTACCGCGCCGGAGCGCTCGCTGTGACCTACCTGGTGTACATGATCCTCGATGGAGATCAGAACTCCCTGCTCCTTCAGGTCCGCCACAATATTCTTGCGGCATTCACTGCGGTCCTGGCCCTGATACGGCCCCGCTTCCTCATTCATGATGCCCCCCTCATCCATCACGTTGATCTGCGGCAGATTGTGGCGCTGGCCTACCTCGAAGTCATTCGGATCGTGTGCAGGTGTAATTTTGACTGCACCGCTGCCGAACTCTTTGTCTACATATTCATCGGCAACCACCGGAATCTCCCGGCCGATAATTGGCAGAATCAGGGTCTTGCCGATCAGATCCTTGTAACGCTCATCCTTAGGGTGAACCGCTACCGCTGTATCGCCCAGCATCGTCTCGGGCCGGGTGGTGGCTACGGTGATGAAGCCGCTGCCGTCCTTAAGCGGATAGCGCAGATGATACAGATGCCCGTTCACTTCCTTGTATTCAACCTCGATGTCAGACAGTGCCGTCCGGGCGGAAGGGTCCCAGTTGATAATGCGCTTGCCGCGGTAGATCAGACCTTTGCGGTACAGTTCAACAAAAACCTGGCGTACCCCCTTGGTCAAGCCTTCATCCAGTGTGAAGCGCTCGCGGGAATAGTCCAGCGATAGGCCCATTTTGGCCCACTGCTCGTGGATGGTCTCTGCATACTGATCCTTCCAGGCCCACACCTGCTCCAGGAACTTCTCGCGTCCCAGATCATGGCGGGAAATGCCCTGCCCGCGCAGCTTCTGCTCTACCTTAGTCTGTGTAGCGATTCCGGCATGGTCCGTACCCGGCAGCCAGAGAGTATCATAGCCCTGCATCCGCTTGGTGCGGATCAGCACATCCTGGATCGTGAAATCCAGCGCGTGTCCGATATGCAGCATCCCTGTAACATTCGGCGGCGGAATCACGATGCTGTAAGGCTCCGCATCCGGCCGTTTGCCTGCTTCAAAGAAGCCGTTCTCCATCCAGTAGCTATACCATTTCTTCTCTGCCGCCCCCGGGTTGTATGTAGTCGGCATGTCGCTCTGCTTGTGATCAGCCGTCCCGGCGGCCTCTGCCGCTTCCTGCTGGTTCGGCAGCTCCGCTGCCATGTTGTTATCAGCCATTGTGAACCCTCCAATTTGGATAATGAAATAACGCATTATGGTCTGGAAATACAAAAAGACCTTTCGTCTCAAAGGACGAAAGGCCATTCTTTCGCGGTACCACCTTTGTTTCGCGCCAATACAAAGCAGCAAAGCTGCTCCAAGCTCCCGGACGGGCGCTTCAAGCTTAGCGCGACACTCATGCAGATAACGGCTGCATCCGGCCACATCCTAACCCGCTCTTCAATGGCAGGCTCAGAAGGGCAACTCCGGGGCGACTTCGGGGGCTGCATCCTGCGGAAATTCACAGCAACTACCATTCCGCTCTCTGAAGGGCTGACCGCCTACTCTTCCCGTTCCCAGTCTTTATGCTAGTTATTACTTAGTACAATAATACCTTCAGTATTATCCCTAGTCAACCAGCATATACACAAACCTGTCAACGGATGAAACTTAAGGCTTACTCCCCGCTCCAGATCACCTGAACCACATTGAAGCCCTGGCGGCTGCCCGTTCCGGGAGCCCCGTCCAAGGTAACAGCAAACGTGCTTCCTGAATCAATAATCTGGAAGGCAGCTGCAGAGACTTCTTCCGATTTGGACGTGGCGCCCTTTTGGGCGAAATAGTCCTTATACGTATTGCCCAGCGCCTCCAGCCCCTGCTTGGTGGTGTAGCTGAAGGTAGCGGACGGCTTGCCGGTCGCCGAGCCTTCGATCAGATCATAGATTTTGGCATCGGCGGGAAGCGGGAAGTCCGCCGGCAGGCTCTTCGGACGCTTTACGGCTTCCGTGGCCGTTCCTGCGGAGGTGCCGCCTGTGGAAGTGCCCGTAGACGCAGAACCGCCGCCGATAATGACCTTGCTGGTTGCGGCATCGTAGGTGACCGGGGTGTTCAGCGCTTCACCAATCGAGCGTACCGGCAGATAAGTGATACCGTTATACGTGATCGGGGCAAGCGTTTTACCGTTGCCGTCCTTAGGCGTATAGGCTTGGCCGTTCACGACGATTCCAATCTTGTTGTTCAGCGCCGCTTTGATCTGCTGCAGACCGCCGGCGGCATAGGCACCAGC
This region of Paenibacillus sp. FSL K6-1096 genomic DNA includes:
- a CDS encoding valine--tRNA ligase; translated protein: MPTTYNPGAAEKKWYSYWMENGFFEAGKRPDAEPYSIVIPPPNVTGMLHIGHALDFTIQDVLIRTKRMQGYDTLWLPGTDHAGIATQTKVEQKLRGQGISRHDLGREKFLEQVWAWKDQYAETIHEQWAKMGLSLDYSRERFTLDEGLTKGVRQVFVELYRKGLIYRGKRIINWDPSARTALSDIEVEYKEVNGHLYHLRYPLKDGSGFITVATTRPETMLGDTAVAVHPKDERYKDLIGKTLILPIIGREIPVVADEYVDKEFGSGAVKITPAHDPNDFEVGQRHNLPQINVMDEGGIMNEEAGPYQGQDRSECRKNIVADLKEQGVLISIEDHVHQVGHSERSGAVVEPYLSTQWFVKMQPLAEVAIQAQKDNNGVQFVPERFEKTYLNWIENVRDWCISRQLWWGHRIPAWYSESTGEVFVAYSEEEAREMSGGLDDLKQDEDVLDTWFSSNLWPFATMGWPDENSAEFKRYYPNNVLVTAYDIIYFWVARMIFSAFELTGQKPFADVYMHGLVRDAEGRKMSKSLGNGIDPLDVIEQYGADAMRYMISTGITAGQDLRFRIEKVEQARNFANKIWNASRFALMNLEGVTFEDIDITGELSTADRWILHRLNETSRDITRLIDSYEFGETGRLLYNFIWDDLCDWYIEFAKLSLYGADAGAKAKTQSVLAYVLDRTLRLIHPFMPFITEEIWQHLPHEGETIMLAEWPRYDAQLENPQSVSEMNLLMDMIRAVRNIRAEVNVPMSKKVELIIKAGSQETLDIISRNEHYIGRFCNTSSLESGLAPQAPDKVMSAVVTGAELLLPLSGLIDIDQEIARLEKEVQTLNSEVERVEKKLGNPGFVAKAPAKVIEEERAKQADYSAKRETVLARIAELRG
- a CDS encoding stalk domain-containing protein produces the protein MKRKVTATAAALGLTLAVSAGAYAAGGLQQIKAALNNKIGIVVNGQAYTPKDGNGKTLAPITYNGITYLPVRSIGEALNTPVTYDAATSKVIIGGGSASTGTSTGGTSAGTATEAVKRPKSLPADFPLPADAKIYDLIEGSATGKPSATFSYTTKQGLEALGNTYKDYFAQKGATSKSEEVSAAAFQIIDSGSTFAVTLDGAPGTGSRQGFNVVQVIWSGE